One window from the genome of Anopheles stephensi strain Indian unplaced genomic scaffold, UCI_ANSTEP_V1.0 ucontig33, whole genome shotgun sequence encodes:
- the LOC118516567 gene encoding deoxynucleoside kinase-like isoform X1, with the protein MLTKTFLCMLRPSRPFSRFGRNVHIMSPIASEKLGSNGKKPFTVFVEGNIGSGKTTFLNHFQKFDDICLLTEPVEKWRNCGGVNLLDLMYKESHRWAMPFQTYVTLTMLGMHTLQTDKSVKLMERSLFSARNCFVESMLASGSLHQGMYNVLQEWYDFICCNIHIQADLIVYLQTSPEVVYERMKERARSEESCVPLEYLKELHELHENWLIHGASPRPAPVLVLNADLDLNTIGTEYKRSEMSILKPILIENTNQHAILTSPAKRAKTDF; encoded by the exons ATGCTGACTAAAACATTCCTCTGCATGTTACGACCGTCGAGACCGTTCAGTCGATTTG GACGAAACGTTCACATCATGTCTCCGATAGCGAGTGAAAAGTTGGGCTCGAATGGCAAGAAACCGTTCACTGTGTTCGTGGAAGGTAACATTGGCAGTGGCAAGACGACGTTCCTGAATCATTTCCAGAAGTTTGATGATATCTGCCTGCTGACCGAGCCGGTGGAGAAGTGGCGCAACTGCGGAGGCGTCAATCTGCTGGATCTCATGTACAAGGAGTCCCATCGTTGGGCGATGCCATTCCAGACCTACGTGACGCTAACGATGCTCGGAATGCACACGCTCCAGACGGACAAATCGGTCAAACTAATGGAGCGATCGTTATTCAGCGCTAG AAATTGCTTCGTGGAGAGCATGCTGGCGTCCGGGTCGCTGCATCAAGGCATGTACAATGTGCTACAGGAATGGTATGACTTCATTTGCTGCAACATTCACATACAGGCGGACTTAATTG TGTATCTTCAAACAAGCCCTGAAGTGGTGTACGAACGGATGAAGGAACGGGCCCGCTCGGAAGAGAGCTGCGTTCCGCTCGAGTACCTCAAGGAATTGCATGAGCTGCACGAAAACTGGCTCATTCACGGCGCGTCACCACGTCCCGCTCCG GTGTTGGTATTGAATGCGGACCTCGATCTGAACACCATCGGCACGGAGTACAAACGGTCAGAAATGAGCATACTGAAGCCAATCCTAATAGAAAACACCAACCAGCACGCTATACTTACATCGCCAGCAAAGCGCGCCAAGACGGACTTTTGA
- the LOC118516567 gene encoding deoxynucleoside kinase-like isoform X3 has product MPLPTRNPHRSSTSGKGSNCVLTASEEIVTGRNVHIMSPIASEKLGSNGKKPFTVFVEGNIGSGKTTFLNHFQKFDDICLLTEPVEKWRNCGGVNLLDLMYKESHRWAMPFQTYVTLTMLGMHTLQTDKSVKLMERSLFSARNCFVESMLASGSLHQGMYNVLQEWYDFICCNIHIQADLIVYLQTSPEVVYERMKERARSEESCVPLEYLKELHELHENWLIHGASPRPAPVLVLNADLDLNTIGTEYKRSEMSILKPILIENTNQHAILTSPAKRAKTDF; this is encoded by the exons ATGCCTTTGCCAACTCGTAACCCTCATCGTTCCTCAACGAGCGGGAAAGGCTCGAACTGTGTATTGACTGCAAGTGAAGAAATAGTAACAG GACGAAACGTTCACATCATGTCTCCGATAGCGAGTGAAAAGTTGGGCTCGAATGGCAAGAAACCGTTCACTGTGTTCGTGGAAGGTAACATTGGCAGTGGCAAGACGACGTTCCTGAATCATTTCCAGAAGTTTGATGATATCTGCCTGCTGACCGAGCCGGTGGAGAAGTGGCGCAACTGCGGAGGCGTCAATCTGCTGGATCTCATGTACAAGGAGTCCCATCGTTGGGCGATGCCATTCCAGACCTACGTGACGCTAACGATGCTCGGAATGCACACGCTCCAGACGGACAAATCGGTCAAACTAATGGAGCGATCGTTATTCAGCGCTAG AAATTGCTTCGTGGAGAGCATGCTGGCGTCCGGGTCGCTGCATCAAGGCATGTACAATGTGCTACAGGAATGGTATGACTTCATTTGCTGCAACATTCACATACAGGCGGACTTAATTG TGTATCTTCAAACAAGCCCTGAAGTGGTGTACGAACGGATGAAGGAACGGGCCCGCTCGGAAGAGAGCTGCGTTCCGCTCGAGTACCTCAAGGAATTGCATGAGCTGCACGAAAACTGGCTCATTCACGGCGCGTCACCACGTCCCGCTCCG GTGTTGGTATTGAATGCGGACCTCGATCTGAACACCATCGGCACGGAGTACAAACGGTCAGAAATGAGCATACTGAAGCCAATCCTAATAGAAAACACCAACCAGCACGCTATACTTACATCGCCAGCAAAGCGCGCCAAGACGGACTTTTGA
- the LOC118516567 gene encoding deoxynucleoside kinase-like isoform X2 — MSPIASEKLGSNGKKPFTVFVEGNIGSGKTTFLNHFQKFDDICLLTEPVEKWRNCGGVNLLDLMYKESHRWAMPFQTYVTLTMLGMHTLQTDKSVKLMERSLFSARNCFVESMLASGSLHQGMYNVLQEWYDFICCNIHIQADLIVYLQTSPEVVYERMKERARSEESCVPLEYLKELHELHENWLIHGASPRPAPVLVLNADLDLNTIGTEYKRSEMSILKPILIENTNQHAILTSPAKRAKTDF; from the exons ATGTCTCCGATAGCGAGTGAAAAGTTGGGCTCGAATGGCAAGAAACCGTTCACTGTGTTCGTGGAAGGTAACATTGGCAGTGGCAAGACGACGTTCCTGAATCATTTCCAGAAGTTTGATGATATCTGCCTGCTGACCGAGCCGGTGGAGAAGTGGCGCAACTGCGGAGGCGTCAATCTGCTGGATCTCATGTACAAGGAGTCCCATCGTTGGGCGATGCCATTCCAGACCTACGTGACGCTAACGATGCTCGGAATGCACACGCTCCAGACGGACAAATCGGTCAAACTAATGGAGCGATCGTTATTCAGCGCTAG AAATTGCTTCGTGGAGAGCATGCTGGCGTCCGGGTCGCTGCATCAAGGCATGTACAATGTGCTACAGGAATGGTATGACTTCATTTGCTGCAACATTCACATACAGGCGGACTTAATTG TGTATCTTCAAACAAGCCCTGAAGTGGTGTACGAACGGATGAAGGAACGGGCCCGCTCGGAAGAGAGCTGCGTTCCGCTCGAGTACCTCAAGGAATTGCATGAGCTGCACGAAAACTGGCTCATTCACGGCGCGTCACCACGTCCCGCTCCG GTGTTGGTATTGAATGCGGACCTCGATCTGAACACCATCGGCACGGAGTACAAACGGTCAGAAATGAGCATACTGAAGCCAATCCTAATAGAAAACACCAACCAGCACGCTATACTTACATCGCCAGCAAAGCGCGCCAAGACGGACTTTTGA
- the LOC118516566 gene encoding CUE domain-containing protein 2-like: MTNIEQHHDVVKESFFHFIRKHIPKADLNIVDEIVLSYVISILEEASQDPCFDVEGFIEMMSAYFNEFANIEPETVCAWIFELENQISNKNPISKTESNNLSLNSLSLVDMIPEEKLRGRHSSESDREAHDSHKRTHRLSDSDGGSTEGCNYDLFAEQCEILQEMFPDSSFIEVKHCMLIANGDVDRATQVLLHRQEAGQSLKGPSSSMLQAGKPHQQVDEHELKNRIISKYSYVDKEDNREYKPVAPKVEPKKMIRYRDNKIVSFKGERYTEVSRRGGEEETELKKPKKPICP; the protein is encoded by the exons ATGACCAACATTGAGCAACACCATGACGTGGTTAAGGAAAGCTTTTTTCACTTCATCCGCAAACACATACCGAAGGCGGATCTGAACATTGTGGACGAGATCGTCCTGTCGTACGTAATATCCATTCTCGAGGAAGCCTCCCAGGATCCGTGCTTCGACGTTGAAG GTTTCATCGAGATGATGTCGGCGTACTTTAACGAATTTGCCAACATCGAGCCGGAAACGGTGTGCGCTTGGATATTCGAGCTGGAAAATCAAATCTCCAACAAGAATCCAATCTCCAAGACGGAATCGAACAACTTGTCGCTGAA CTCGCTCTCCTTGGTGGATATGATACCGGAGGAGAAGCTTCGGGGACGCCACTCGTCCGAAAGTGATCGCGAAGCGCACGACTCGCACAAACGAACCCACCGCCTGTCGGACAGCGATGGAGGATCGACCGAAGGATGCAATTACGATCTGTTTGCCGAACAGTGCGAAATACTGCAGGAAATGTTTCCCGACAGTTCCTTCATCGAG GTTAAGCATTGCATGCTGATCGCCAATGGTGACGTCGATCGGGCAACACAGGTGCTGCTCCATCGCCAGGAGGCGGGCCAAAGCTTGAAGGGCCCATCGAGCAGCATGCTGCAGGCGGGCAAACCGCACCAGCAGGTGGACGAACACGAGCTTAAAAATCGCATCATCTCTAA ATATTCGTACGTGGACAAGGAGGACAACCGCGAGTACAAACCGGTCGCACCGAAGGTGGAACCGAAGAAGATGATCCGATACCGGGACAACAAGATCGTCTCGTTCAAGGGCGAACGGTACACGGAGGTGTCCCGCCGCGGGGGCGAGGAAGAGACTGAACTCAAAAAACCTAAGAAACCTATCTGTCCGTAA
- the LOC118516561 gene encoding V-type proton ATPase 116 kDa subunit a1-like codes for MAMMFRSEEMALCQMFIQPEAAYTSVSELGETGAVQFRDLNADVNAFQRKFVSEVRRCDEMERKLRYVEGEVKKDSVQIPECSVDDWPRAPNPREIIDLEARLEKTENEILELSQNAVNLKSNYLELTELKHVLERTQSFFFEQEVIVSTDGAKSNLIAEDPTAAQSRGRLGFVAGVIQREKMPGFERMLWRISRGNIFLRQVELEDPLEDPATGNEIFKTVFVAFFQGEQLKARIKKVCTGYHVSLYPCPSSGSERTEMVKGVCTRLEDLKMVLNQTQDHRSIVLATVAKELFSWRIMVKKMKAIYHTLNLFNMDVTKKCLIGECWVPVPDLPKVQKALSDGSAAVGSTIPSFLNVIDTNEAPPTYNRTNKFTRGFQNLIDAYGIASYREANPALYTIITFPFLFGIMFGDLGHGMIMALFGLWMVTGEKKLGAKKSTNEIWNIFFGGRYIILLMGLFSMYTGFVYNDIFSKSMNIFGSAWTINYNTSTVMSNKDLTLNPGSIDYHTDIYPVGLDPVWQLATNKIIFLNSYKMKLSIIFGVVHMIFGVCMSVVNHNFFRKRVSIVLEFLPQIIFLVLLFAYMVFMMFMKWVAYTAKTDYQPRTPGCAPSVLIMFINMMLFKNTEPFHGCDEFMFSGQNEVQRTFVFISLLCIPWMLLGKPFYLMFKRKHASPTPIPNNGDVHQAGDSNHASSPKPHDSHDDEPMAEIFIHQAIHTIEYVLSTVSHTASYLRLWALSLAHAQLSEVLWNMVLSMGLKQTSYKGAIMLYFVFGAWSLFTLAILVMMEGLSAFLHTLRLHWVEFMSKFYEGLGYGFQPFSFKLIIDSDEDLE; via the exons ATGGCGATGATGTTCCGGAGCGAAGAGATGGCCCTGTGCCAGATGTTTATCCAGCCGGAAGCGGCCTACACGTCCGTGTCCGAGCTGGGCGAGACCGGGGCGGTCCAGTTTCGTGAC CTAAACGCCGACGTGAACGCGTTCCAGCGCAAGTTCGTCAGCGAGGTACGCCGTTGCGATGAGATGGAGCGCAAGCTGCGGTACGTCGAGGGCGAGGTGAAGAAGGACAGCGTCCAGATCCCCGAGTGTTCGGTGGACGATTGGCCCCGCGCACCGAACCCGCGCGAGATTATCGATCTCGAAGCGCGGCTCGAGAAGACGGAGAACGAAATTCTCGAACTGTCCCAGAACGCGGTCAACCTGAAGTCGAACTATCTCGAGCTGACCGAGCTGAAGCATGTGCTCGAGCGGACGCAATCGTTCTTCTTCGAGCAGGAGGTGATCGTCAGCACGGACGGCGCCAAGAGCAACCTGATTGCGGAAGATCCGACCGCGGCTCAGAGCCGCGGCCGGTTGGGCTTTGTGGCCGGGGTGATCCAGCGCGAAAAGATGCCGGGCTTCGAGCGGATGCTGTGGCGCATCTCGCGCGGTAACATCTTTCTGCGCCAGGTCGAGCTGGAGGACCCGTTGGAGGATCCGGCCACG GGTAACGAAATCTTCAAAACCGTGTTCGTGGCGTTCTTCCAAGGCGAGCAGCTGAAGGCGCGCATCAAGAAGGTATGCACCGGGTACCACGTGTCGCTCTACCCGTGTCCGAGCTCCGGATCCGAGCGTACCGAGATGGTGAAGGGCGTTTGCACGCGTCTCGAGGACCTGAAGATGGTGCTGAACCAGACGCAGGATCATCGCTCGATCGTGCTGGCTACCGTCGCGAAGGAACTGTTCAGCTGGCGCATCATGGTGAAGAAGATGAAGGCGATCTACCATACGCTGAACCTGTTCAACATGGACGTCACCAAGAAGTGTCTGATCGGCGAGTGCTGGGTGCCGGTGCCCGACCTACCCAAGGTGCAGAAAGCCCTGTCGGATGGGTCCGCCGCCGTTGGCAGCACGATACCGTCCTTCCTGAACGTGATCGACACGAACGAGGCACCGCCGACGTACAACCGAACGAACAAGTTTACGCGCGGCTTCCAGAATCTGATCGATGCGTACGGTATCGCGTCGTACCGGGAGGCGAACCCGGCCCTGTACACCATCATCACGTTCCCCTTCCTGTTCGGCATCATGTTCGGCGATCTGGGGCACGGTATGATCATGGCACTGTTCGGCCTGTGGATGGTAACGGGCGAGAAGAAGCTGGGCGCCAAGAAGTCGACCAACGAAATTTGGAACATTTTCTTCGGCGGCCGGTACATCATCCTCCTGATGGGGCTGTTCTCCATGTACACCGGGTTCGTGTACAACGACATCTTCTCCAAGTCGATGAACATCTTCGGCTCGGCCTGGACCATCAACTACAACACGTCCACGGTGATGAGCAACAAGGATCTAACGCTCAATCCCGGCTCGATCGACTACCACACGGACATCTATCCGGTCGGGCTGGATCCCGTGTGGCAGCTGGCCACGAACAAGATCATCTTCCTGAACTCGTACAAGATGAAGCTGTCGATCATCTTCGGCGTGGTGCACATGATCTTCGGCGTGTGCATGAGCGTGGTCAACCACAACTTCTTCCGCAAGCGCGTCAGCATCGTGCTGGAGTTCCTGCCGCAGATCATCTTTCTCGTGCTGCTGTTCGCGTACATGGTGTTCATGATGTTCATGAAGTGGGTCGCTTACACCGCCAAAACGGACTACCAGCCGCGTACGCCCGGCTGCGCACCGTCCGTGCTGATCATGTTCATCAACATGATGCTGTTCAAGAACACCGAACCGTTCCACGGGTGTGACGAGTTCATGTTTAGCGGCCAGAACGAGGTGCAGCGCACGTTCGTGTTCATTTCGCTGCTGTGCATTCCCTGGATGCTGCTCGGCAAGCCGTTCTATCTGATGTTCAAGCGCAAGCATGCGTCACCG ACACCAATTCCCAACAACGGGGACGTCCATCAGGCAGGTGACTCGAACCACGCGTCCAGCCCGAAACCACACGATTCGCACGACGATGAGCCGATGGCAGAGATCTTCATCCACCAGGCCATCCACACGATCGAGTACGTGCTCAGCACGGTATCACACACCGCGTCCTACCTGCGTCTGTGGGCGCTTTCCCTTGCGCATGCCC AATTATCGGAGGTCCTGTGGAACATGGTGCTGTCGATGGGACTTAAGCAAACGTCCTACAAGGGTGCGATCATGCTGTACTTTGTCTTTGGCGCCTGGTCACTGTTTACGCTCGCCATCCTCGTCATGATGGAAGGATTGTCCGCCTTCCTGCACACGCTACGTTTGCACTG GGTCGAGTTTATGAGCAAATTCTACGAGGGTTTGGGTTACGGTTTCCAGCCCTTCTCGTTCAAGCTGATCATCGATAGCGATGAGGATTTGGAGTAA